Proteins found in one bacterium genomic segment:
- a CDS encoding transposase, with product EKTNWTQSHRAWLAATARELTGPLGLIITHHLEHLEYLESQRSALDAAIERLAQQPPWREGAEALCCFRGIALLTAMTLLTELGDIRRFASPRQLMAYSGLIPGERSSGDIQRRGPITKSGNAYLRRVLVEAAWHYHHRAGADLILRRRRMGQDPGVVAVAVKAQHRLYKRFWHLRATKHKNQAVTAVARELCAFVWEALSMLSK from the coding sequence GAAAAGACCAACTGGACGCAGTCGCATCGGGCCTGGCTGGCTGCGACGGCCCGGGAGCTCACGGGCCCGCTGGGCCTGATCATCACCCACCACCTCGAGCACCTGGAGTACCTGGAGAGCCAGAGGAGCGCCCTCGATGCCGCCATCGAGCGGCTCGCCCAGCAGCCGCCCTGGCGCGAGGGCGCCGAAGCCCTCTGCTGCTTCCGCGGCATCGCCCTGCTGACGGCCATGACCCTGCTCACCGAGCTCGGCGACATCCGCCGCTTCGCCTCGCCGCGGCAGCTGATGGCCTACTCGGGCCTGATCCCCGGCGAGCGATCCAGTGGCGACATCCAGCGGCGCGGGCCGATCACCAAGAGCGGCAATGCCTACCTGCGGCGGGTGCTGGTCGAGGCTGCCTGGCACTACCACCACCGGGCCGGTGCCGACCTCATTCTCAGGCGCCGGCGCATGGGTCAGGATCCGGGCGTGGTCGCCGTGGCCGTGAAGGCCCAGCATCGGCTGTACAAGCGCTTCTGGCACCTGCGGGCCACCAAGCACAAGAACCAGGCCGTGACGGCCGTGGCGCGCGAGCTTTGCGCCTTTGTCTGGGAGGCCCTGAGTATGCTCAGCAAGTAG